A genome region from Synchiropus splendidus isolate RoL2022-P1 chromosome 5, RoL_Sspl_1.0, whole genome shotgun sequence includes the following:
- the nr2e3 gene encoding photoreceptor-specific nuclear receptor isoform X2 — MMEDHLSKIPMRPSSSPTDSTGSSGTDDSRGAKSPGKALSPVLVCKVCGDTSSGKHYGIYACNGCSGFFKRSVRRRLIYRCQAGTGMCPVDKAHRNQCQACRLKKCLQAGMNKDAVQNERQPRSTAQVRLDSIDVDPEKDHLATTREPTSSSSSSSSSSSSTGSVITWPHITSSMNITSSVASQRCISPQNNHRFMASLMTAETCAKLEPEDVDENIDVTSNEPERASSEYHMAVYPSSTENVYETSARLLFMSVKWAKNLPVFSNLPFRDQVILLEEAWSELFLLCAIQWSLPLESCPLLSLPDLCPGMQSKTSYTGLDLRLLQEVFSRFKALAVDPTEFACLKAIVLFKPETRGLKDPEQVENLQDQSHVMLGQHIRSHYPSQPARFGKLLLLLPSLRFVNSERIELLFFHRTIGNTPMEKLLCDMFKN; from the exons ATGATGGAGGACCACTTGTCCAAGATTCCCATGAGACCCTCGTCGTCACCCACAGACTCGACTGGGAGCAGCGGAACAGACGACAGCCGAGGAG CCAAGAGTCCGGGCAAAGCCCTGAGTCCAGTGCTGGTCTGTAAGGTGTGTGGAGACACCAGCAGCGGGAAACACTACGGCATCTATGCCTGCAACGGTTGCAGCGGGTTCTTCAAACGCAGCGTCAGGAGGAGACTCATCTACAG GTGTCAAGCTGGGACAGGAATGTGTCCTGTGGATAAAGCTCATCGCAACCAGTGCCAGGCCTGCCGACTGAAGAAGTGCCTGCAGGCCGGGATGAACAAAGATG ctgttcaaaatgaacGGCAGCCCCGCAGCACCGCTCAGGTCCGCTTGGACTCCATCGACGTAGACCCGGAGAAGGACCACCTGGCGACGACACGAGAGCCCACatcgtcctcctcatcctcttcctcgtcttcttcctccactGGCTCCGTCATTACGTGGCCCCACATCACCTCGTCCATGAACATCACCTCCTCCGTGGCCTCCCAACGCTGCATCAGTCCCCAGAACAACCACCGCTTCATGGCCAGCCTCATGACAGCAGAGACCTGCGCCAAGCTGGAGCCCGAGGACG TTGATGAGAACATCGACGTGACAAGTAATGAGCCAGAGCGAGCGTCTTCAGAGTACCACATGGCCGTGTACCCGTCCAGCACTGAAAACGTGTACGAGACCTCAGCCAGGCTCCTCTTCATGTCTGTCAAATGGGCGAAGAACCTGCCAGTGTTCTCCAACCTGCCCTTCAGAGATCAG GTGATCCTGCTGGAGGAGGCGTGGAGTGAGCTCTTCCTGCTCTGTGCCATCCAGTGGTCGCTCCCGCTGGAAAGctgccccctcctctctctccctgacCTCTGCCCCGGCATGCAGAGTAAGACCAGCTACACCGGCCTGGACCTGCGTCTCCTGCAGGAGGTCTTCAGCCGCTTCAAAGCCCTCGCTGTGGATCCCACAGAGTTTGCATGCCTAAAGGCGATTGTGCTCTTCAAGCCAG AGACTCGAGGCCTGAAAGATCCAGAGCAAGTGGAGAACCTTCAGGATCAGTCTCATGTCATGCTTGGACAGCACATCCGCTCACACTACCCCAGTCAACCAGCCAG GTTTGGTAAGCTGCTGCTCCTTCTTCCCTCTCTGCGCTTTGTGAACTCGGAGCGGATCGAGCTGCTGTTCTTCCACAGAACCATCGGAAACACTCCCATGGAGAAACTCCTGTGTGACATGTTCAAGAACTGA
- the nr2e3 gene encoding photoreceptor-specific nuclear receptor isoform X1 has product MMEDHLSKIPMRPSSSPTDSTGSSGTDDSRGAAKSPGKALSPVLVCKVCGDTSSGKHYGIYACNGCSGFFKRSVRRRLIYRCQAGTGMCPVDKAHRNQCQACRLKKCLQAGMNKDAVQNERQPRSTAQVRLDSIDVDPEKDHLATTREPTSSSSSSSSSSSSTGSVITWPHITSSMNITSSVASQRCISPQNNHRFMASLMTAETCAKLEPEDVDENIDVTSNEPERASSEYHMAVYPSSTENVYETSARLLFMSVKWAKNLPVFSNLPFRDQVILLEEAWSELFLLCAIQWSLPLESCPLLSLPDLCPGMQSKTSYTGLDLRLLQEVFSRFKALAVDPTEFACLKAIVLFKPETRGLKDPEQVENLQDQSHVMLGQHIRSHYPSQPARFGKLLLLLPSLRFVNSERIELLFFHRTIGNTPMEKLLCDMFKN; this is encoded by the exons ATGATGGAGGACCACTTGTCCAAGATTCCCATGAGACCCTCGTCGTCACCCACAGACTCGACTGGGAGCAGCGGAACAGACGACAGCCGAGGAG CAGCCAAGAGTCCGGGCAAAGCCCTGAGTCCAGTGCTGGTCTGTAAGGTGTGTGGAGACACCAGCAGCGGGAAACACTACGGCATCTATGCCTGCAACGGTTGCAGCGGGTTCTTCAAACGCAGCGTCAGGAGGAGACTCATCTACAG GTGTCAAGCTGGGACAGGAATGTGTCCTGTGGATAAAGCTCATCGCAACCAGTGCCAGGCCTGCCGACTGAAGAAGTGCCTGCAGGCCGGGATGAACAAAGATG ctgttcaaaatgaacGGCAGCCCCGCAGCACCGCTCAGGTCCGCTTGGACTCCATCGACGTAGACCCGGAGAAGGACCACCTGGCGACGACACGAGAGCCCACatcgtcctcctcatcctcttcctcgtcttcttcctccactGGCTCCGTCATTACGTGGCCCCACATCACCTCGTCCATGAACATCACCTCCTCCGTGGCCTCCCAACGCTGCATCAGTCCCCAGAACAACCACCGCTTCATGGCCAGCCTCATGACAGCAGAGACCTGCGCCAAGCTGGAGCCCGAGGACG TTGATGAGAACATCGACGTGACAAGTAATGAGCCAGAGCGAGCGTCTTCAGAGTACCACATGGCCGTGTACCCGTCCAGCACTGAAAACGTGTACGAGACCTCAGCCAGGCTCCTCTTCATGTCTGTCAAATGGGCGAAGAACCTGCCAGTGTTCTCCAACCTGCCCTTCAGAGATCAG GTGATCCTGCTGGAGGAGGCGTGGAGTGAGCTCTTCCTGCTCTGTGCCATCCAGTGGTCGCTCCCGCTGGAAAGctgccccctcctctctctccctgacCTCTGCCCCGGCATGCAGAGTAAGACCAGCTACACCGGCCTGGACCTGCGTCTCCTGCAGGAGGTCTTCAGCCGCTTCAAAGCCCTCGCTGTGGATCCCACAGAGTTTGCATGCCTAAAGGCGATTGTGCTCTTCAAGCCAG AGACTCGAGGCCTGAAAGATCCAGAGCAAGTGGAGAACCTTCAGGATCAGTCTCATGTCATGCTTGGACAGCACATCCGCTCACACTACCCCAGTCAACCAGCCAG GTTTGGTAAGCTGCTGCTCCTTCTTCCCTCTCTGCGCTTTGTGAACTCGGAGCGGATCGAGCTGCTGTTCTTCCACAGAACCATCGGAAACACTCCCATGGAGAAACTCCTGTGTGACATGTTCAAGAACTGA